The proteins below are encoded in one region of Drosophila santomea strain STO CAGO 1482 chromosome 2R, Prin_Dsan_1.1, whole genome shotgun sequence:
- the LOC120444303 gene encoding voltage-dependent calcium channel subunit alpha-2/delta-3 isoform X4: protein MAWSRLLAWWRLCLGLLSVLVCLAPCVNLQPAENINYNLVHSWADKLGMELFHLGDFITRRKEVQESFKDAKVVSRNGASIVDSMAKEIEMMMDLKVSAVRRIMDTAENTALSHQNDMADKMFSYYNAKEMLEPGDPVPPIPTPAPDMDKDIGEPLIYVQPKVVVLEPRPEFHNTPVNFSVSSVHVPVNVFDRAPDVIKAIQWSENLDQIFRDNYKNDPTLSWQFFGSSTGFMRQFPASKWRKDVPVDLYDCRLRSWYMEAATSPKDIVILMDGSGSMLGQRLDIAKHVVNTILDTLGTNDFVNIFTFDKEVSPVVPCFEDTLIQANLGNIRELKEGIELFRPKSIANYTAALTKAFELLEETKLSSRGAQCNQAIMIIGDGAPENNREVFELHNWRDPPYKPVRVFTYLIGKEVANWDDIRWMACENQGYYVHLSETAEVREMVLNYIPVMARPLVLGRHDHPVIWSQVYADIEDTKISDYLWDMNQCENQKADVLEYWKVQDRMLEPSEMHRRKYRRMKDTWNQPLDSKMYQFMTTVSMPIYDRRENANITEEVLINEALWELQTRETRIANILGVAGTDVPINEIKKLLSPFALGVNGYAFIVTNNGYVLFHPDFRPVFQGYILKPAYNSVDMIEVELLDDDRPARDFNPVLMTIRDSIINQSTGSKWMLVKNHFDDMKRVARIKRQYYWTAIKKTPFTLVISYPEQYGVSHMDIRADQEIHRISIKGTNLRSVFSGKRWKIHPDWLFCKHSNRTFKTPEIELLYFLERMSEPGWRWPGSRSAMPPEHAAAMFCDRQLMQALVFDARVTGWFSNNTSFNSKDDKGTSASSPIAVLMGLLPRNEFKQRFGVTVAFLATHSGLTRWHEFHSNAAEESGVGETFSQNNTRAIDEIWYKRAVDQHFVREESFVYSVPFDAGESNSEILVTASHAVFHNEGGKTAPAAVVGFQFQHSALYKLFHNITGNACAMDDKDCYILDNNGYVIISTRVHETGRFFGEVNGAIMKRLLEENVYTQVTVYDYQAVCFESKNDNNASSMLLSPLFHLLRVGKWLLHTALWYIVQLLQWAPGVSSHYADMYGDSNDTEPPPPEPHPEHHGRNGNGHGKKDDEIWLRYLTLHRTRLKACDMKRELYTLFNEKDNVVYNMTAHACERPFVVLPIPFSNLILLVIDQLCPRDGSVVLTVNPQPIDYHLSVNDSLACYKQAREFNRMRPTSCISRHANESGIKLCGKACSVYANLGLLLLCHILSRWL from the exons ATGGCCTGGTCCCGTCTCCTGGCCTGGTGGCGCCTCTGCCTGGGCCTGCTCTCCGTCTTGGTCTGCTTGGCACCGTGCGTCAATCTGCAGCCAGCCGAGAACATCAACTACAATCT CGTTCATTCGTGGGCCGACAAATTGGGCATGGAGCTGTTTCATCTGGGCGATTTCATCACCAGGCGCAAGGAGGTGCAAGAG AGTTTCAAGGATGCAAAGGTCGTTTCGCGCAACGGCGCATCTATCGTCGATTCGATGGCCAAGGAAATCGAAATGATGATGGATCTGAAAGTCAGTGCCGTGAGG CGAATCATGGACACGGCTGAGAACACGGCGTTGTCGCACCAGAACGACATGGCGGACAAGATGTTCTCCTATTACAATGCCAAGGAGATGCTGGAGCCCGGCGATCCCGTACCGCCCATTCCCACCCCGGCTCCCGACATGGATAAGGATATTGGGGAGCCGCTGATCTACGTCCAGCCGAAGGTGGTGGTGCTGGAACCGCGTCCGGAATTCCACAACACTCCGGTCAACTTCAGCGTTAGTTCGGTCCACGTGCCGGTCAATGTGTTCGATCGAG CACCGGATGTGATAAAAGCAATTCAGTGGTCGGAGAATTTGGATCAGATATTCCGTGACAATTACAAAAACGATCCGACATTGTCGTGGCAATTCTTTGGCAGTTCGACTGGCTTTATGCGTCAATTCCCTGCATCGAAGTGGCGAAAGGACGTACCGGTCGATCTATACGATTGCCGACTACGCTCCTGGTACATGGAGGCGGCGACGAGTCCGAAGGATATTGTTATCCTGATGGATGGATCCGGTTCAATGTTGGGACAGAGGCTAGATATCGCAAAGCATGTTGTCAATACGATACTCGATACATTAGGTACAAATGACTTTGTGAACATCTTCACCTTTGATAAGGAAGTGAGCCCAGTCGTCCCATGTTTCGAAGACACACTGATTCAA GCCAATCTGGGCAACATACGCGAACTGAAAGAAGGGATTGAACTGTTTAGACCCAAATCGATCGCCAATTATACCGCTGCATTGACAAAGGCATTCGAGCTATTGGAAGAGACCAAGTTGAGTTCGCGCGGGGCGCAGTGCAATCAGGCGATCATGATCATTGGCGACGGGGCGCCGGAGAACAATCGCGAGGTCTTCGAGTTGCACAATTGGCGGGACCCGCCGTACAAGCCGGTCCGTGTGTTCACCTACCTCATTGGCAAGGAGGTGGCCAATTGGGATGATATACGGTGGATGGCGTGCGAGAATCAGGGCTACTACGTCCACCTCAGCGAGACCGCCGAGGTGCGCGAGATGGTCTTGAATTACATTCCGGTTATGGCCAGGCCGCTCGTCCTGGGCAGGCACGATCATCCGGTGATTTGGTCGCAGGTCTATGCGGACATCGAG GACACGAAAATATCCGACTATCTGTGGGACATGAACCAGTGCGAGAACCAGAAGGCCGATGTCCTCGAGTATTGGAAGGTGCAGGACAGGATGCTGGAGCCCAGCGAAATGCACCGCCGGAAGTACAGAAGAATGAAGGAT ACCTGGAACCAGCCCTTGGACTCGAAAATGTACCAATTCATGACCACCGTATCGATGCCCATCTACGATCGGCGCGAGAACGCG AATATCACCGAAGaagttttaataaatgaaGCACTCTGGGAATTGCAAACACGTGAG ACTAGGATTGCGAATATATTGGGCGTGGCCGGCACGGATGTGCCCattaatgaaatcaaaaaGCTGCTGTCGCCGTTCGCG CTCGGCGTGAATGGCTATGCGTTTATTGTAACCAACAATGGTTATGTACTATTCCATCCAGACTTTCGTCCAGTT TTCCAAGGCTACATATTAAAGCCAGCATACAATAGCGTTGACATGATTGAAGTCGAGCTATTGGATGACGATCGGCCCGCCAGAGACTTTAATCCAGTGCTGATGACG ATAAGAGATTCTATAATCAATCAATCGACAGGCAGCAAATGGATGCTGGTCAAAAATCATTTCGATGATATG AAACGGGTGGCACGCATTAAGCGGCAATACTACTGGACGGCCATCAAGAAGACTCCCTTTACTCTGGTCATTTCCTATCCGGAGCAATACGGCGTCAGTCACATGGACATCCGAGCTGACCAGGAGATTCACCGCATTAGCATAAAGGGCACCAATTTGCGCAGCGTTTTCAGTGGCAAGCGGTGGAAAATACATCCCGATTG GCTATTTTGCAAGCACAGCAACCGGACATTCAAAACGCCAGAGATCGAACTGCTGTACTTTCTCGAGCGTATGTCTGAGCCTGGCTGGCGATGGCCGGGAAGTCGGAGTGCAATGCCCCCGGAGCACGCGGCCGCCATGTTCT GCGATAGACAGCTGATGCAGGCCCTGGTCTTCGATGCCCGAGTGACCGGGTGGTTCTCCAACAATACCAGCTTCAACTCCAAGGATGACAAGGG CACAAGCGCATCAAGCCCAATAGCTGTTCTAATGGGTTTGCTGCCAAG AAACGAATTCAAGCAGCGTTTTGGCGTCACCGTCGCCTTTTTGGCCACCCACAGTGGCCTCACCCGCTGGCATGAGTTCCACTCGAATGCTGCCGAGGAATCCGGAGTCGG CGAGACTTTTAGCCAAAATAACACGCGGGCCATCGATGAGATTTGGTACAAACGCGCCGTGGACCAACATTTTGTGCGGGAGGAGAGCTTCGTGTACTCCGTGCCCTTCGATGCGGGTG AGAGCAACTCAGAGATCCTGGTGACCGCCAGTCATGCCGTTTTCCACAATGAGGGCGGCAAGACGGCACCGGCGGCCGTTGTGGGCTTCCAGTTTCAGCACTCGGCGCTCTACAAACTCTTCCACAACATCACCGGCAAT GCCTGTGCCATGGATGACAAAGACTGCTATATACTGGACAACAATGGCTATGTGATCATTTCGACGAGGGTCCACGAGACGGGGCGATTCTTTGGCGAGGTGAACGGAGCGATCATGAAGCGTCTGCTGGAGGAGAATGTCTACACACAGGTCACCGTCTACGACTACCAGGCGGTGTGCTTTGAGTCCAAGAACGATAACAACGCCTCCAGCATGCTGCTATCG CCACTGTTCCATCTGCTGCGCGTGGGCAAATGGCTGCTGCATACGGCGCTGTGGTATATTGTACAACTGTTGCAGTGGGCTCCCGGAGTGTCCAGCCACTATGCGGACATGTATGGCGACTCCAACGACACGGAGCCACCGCCGCCGGAGCCGCATCCGGAGCACCACGGCCGCAACGGCAATGGGCATGGGAAGAAGGACGATGAAATCTGGCTGCGCTACTTGACGCTCCATCGCACGCGGCTCAAGGCGTGCGACATGAAGCGCGAACTGTACACGCTGTTCAACGAGAAGGACAACGTTGTCTACAATATGACAGCCCATGCATGTGAGCGGCCATTTGTCGTCCTGCCCATCCCGTTCAGCAACCTCATCCTGCTGGTCATCGACCAGCTCTGTCCCAGGGACGGATCCGTCGTCCTCACGGTCAATCCGCAGCCGATCGACTACCACCTGTCGGTCAACGACTCGCTGGCCTGCTACAAGCAGGCTCGGGAGTTCAACCGCATGCGACCCACCAGCTGCATCAGTCGGCACGCGAAC GAGAGCGGCATCAAGCTGTGCGGAAAGGCCTGCTCCGTGTACGCGAATCTGgggctgctgctcctctgcCACATACTGAGTCGCTGGCTGTAA
- the LOC120444303 gene encoding voltage-dependent calcium channel subunit alpha-2/delta-3 isoform X3, whose translation MAWSRLLAWWRLCLGLLSVLVCLAPCVNLQPAENINYNLVHSWADKLGMELFHLGDFITRRKEVQESFKDAKVVSRNGASIVDSMAKEIEMMMDLKVSAVRRIMDTAENTALSHQNDMADKMFSYYNAKEMLEPGDPVPPIPTPAPDMDKDIGEPLIYVQPKVVVLEPRPEFHNTPVNFSVSSVHVPVNVFDRAPDVIKAIQWSENLDQIFRDNYKNDPTLSWQFFGSSTGFMRQFPASKWRKDVPVDLYDCRLRSWYMEAATSPKDIVILMDGSGSMLGQRLDIAKHVVNTILDTLGTNDFVNIFTFDKEVSPVVPCFEDTLIQANLGNIRELKEGIELFRPKSIANYTAALTKAFELLEETKLSSRGAQCNQAIMIIGDGAPENNREVFELHNWRDPPYKPVRVFTYLIGKEVANWDDIRWMACENQGYYVHLSETAEVREMVLNYIPVMARPLVLGRHDHPVIWSQVYADIEDTKISDYLWDMNQCENQKADVLEYWKVQDRMLEPSEMHRRKYRRMKDTWNQPLDSKMYQFMTTVSMPIYDRRENATRIANILGVAGTDVPINEIKKLLSPFALGVNGYAFIVTNNGYVLFHPDFRPVFQGYILKPAYNSVDMIEVELLDDDRPARDFNPVLMTIRDSIINQSTGSKWMLVKNHFDDMKRVARIKRQYYWTAIKKTPFTLVISYPEQYGVSHMDIRADQEIHRISIKGTNLRSVFSGKRWKIHPDWLFCKHSNRTFKTPEIELLYFLERMSEPGWRWPGSRSAMPPEHAAAMFSNNSSTGRYPSINEKESYYCDRQLMQALVFDARVTGWFSNNTSFNSKDDKGTSASSPIAVLMGLLPRNEFKQRFGVTVAFLATHSGLTRWHEFHSNAAEESGVGETFSQNNTRAIDEIWYKRAVDQHFVREESFVYSVPFDAGESNSEILVTASHAVFHNEGGKTAPAAVVGFQFQHSALYKLFHNITGNACAMDDKDCYILDNNGYVIISTRVHETGRFFGEVNGAIMKRLLEENVYTQVTVYDYQAVCFESKNDNNASSMLLSPLFHLLRVGKWLLHTALWYIVQLLQWAPGVSSHYADMYGDSNDTEPPPPEPHPEHHGRNGNGHGKKDDEIWLRYLTLHRTRLKACDMKRELYTLFNEKDNVVYNMTAHACERPFVVLPIPFSNLILLVIDQLCPRDGSVVLTVNPQPIDYHLSVNDSLACYKQAREFNRMRPTSCISRHANESGIKLCGKACSVYANLGLLLLCHILSRWL comes from the exons ATGGCCTGGTCCCGTCTCCTGGCCTGGTGGCGCCTCTGCCTGGGCCTGCTCTCCGTCTTGGTCTGCTTGGCACCGTGCGTCAATCTGCAGCCAGCCGAGAACATCAACTACAATCT CGTTCATTCGTGGGCCGACAAATTGGGCATGGAGCTGTTTCATCTGGGCGATTTCATCACCAGGCGCAAGGAGGTGCAAGAG AGTTTCAAGGATGCAAAGGTCGTTTCGCGCAACGGCGCATCTATCGTCGATTCGATGGCCAAGGAAATCGAAATGATGATGGATCTGAAAGTCAGTGCCGTGAGG CGAATCATGGACACGGCTGAGAACACGGCGTTGTCGCACCAGAACGACATGGCGGACAAGATGTTCTCCTATTACAATGCCAAGGAGATGCTGGAGCCCGGCGATCCCGTACCGCCCATTCCCACCCCGGCTCCCGACATGGATAAGGATATTGGGGAGCCGCTGATCTACGTCCAGCCGAAGGTGGTGGTGCTGGAACCGCGTCCGGAATTCCACAACACTCCGGTCAACTTCAGCGTTAGTTCGGTCCACGTGCCGGTCAATGTGTTCGATCGAG CACCGGATGTGATAAAAGCAATTCAGTGGTCGGAGAATTTGGATCAGATATTCCGTGACAATTACAAAAACGATCCGACATTGTCGTGGCAATTCTTTGGCAGTTCGACTGGCTTTATGCGTCAATTCCCTGCATCGAAGTGGCGAAAGGACGTACCGGTCGATCTATACGATTGCCGACTACGCTCCTGGTACATGGAGGCGGCGACGAGTCCGAAGGATATTGTTATCCTGATGGATGGATCCGGTTCAATGTTGGGACAGAGGCTAGATATCGCAAAGCATGTTGTCAATACGATACTCGATACATTAGGTACAAATGACTTTGTGAACATCTTCACCTTTGATAAGGAAGTGAGCCCAGTCGTCCCATGTTTCGAAGACACACTGATTCAA GCCAATCTGGGCAACATACGCGAACTGAAAGAAGGGATTGAACTGTTTAGACCCAAATCGATCGCCAATTATACCGCTGCATTGACAAAGGCATTCGAGCTATTGGAAGAGACCAAGTTGAGTTCGCGCGGGGCGCAGTGCAATCAGGCGATCATGATCATTGGCGACGGGGCGCCGGAGAACAATCGCGAGGTCTTCGAGTTGCACAATTGGCGGGACCCGCCGTACAAGCCGGTCCGTGTGTTCACCTACCTCATTGGCAAGGAGGTGGCCAATTGGGATGATATACGGTGGATGGCGTGCGAGAATCAGGGCTACTACGTCCACCTCAGCGAGACCGCCGAGGTGCGCGAGATGGTCTTGAATTACATTCCGGTTATGGCCAGGCCGCTCGTCCTGGGCAGGCACGATCATCCGGTGATTTGGTCGCAGGTCTATGCGGACATCGAG GACACGAAAATATCCGACTATCTGTGGGACATGAACCAGTGCGAGAACCAGAAGGCCGATGTCCTCGAGTATTGGAAGGTGCAGGACAGGATGCTGGAGCCCAGCGAAATGCACCGCCGGAAGTACAGAAGAATGAAGGAT ACCTGGAACCAGCCCTTGGACTCGAAAATGTACCAATTCATGACCACCGTATCGATGCCCATCTACGATCGGCGCGAGAACGCG ACTAGGATTGCGAATATATTGGGCGTGGCCGGCACGGATGTGCCCattaatgaaatcaaaaaGCTGCTGTCGCCGTTCGCG CTCGGCGTGAATGGCTATGCGTTTATTGTAACCAACAATGGTTATGTACTATTCCATCCAGACTTTCGTCCAGTT TTCCAAGGCTACATATTAAAGCCAGCATACAATAGCGTTGACATGATTGAAGTCGAGCTATTGGATGACGATCGGCCCGCCAGAGACTTTAATCCAGTGCTGATGACG ATAAGAGATTCTATAATCAATCAATCGACAGGCAGCAAATGGATGCTGGTCAAAAATCATTTCGATGATATG AAACGGGTGGCACGCATTAAGCGGCAATACTACTGGACGGCCATCAAGAAGACTCCCTTTACTCTGGTCATTTCCTATCCGGAGCAATACGGCGTCAGTCACATGGACATCCGAGCTGACCAGGAGATTCACCGCATTAGCATAAAGGGCACCAATTTGCGCAGCGTTTTCAGTGGCAAGCGGTGGAAAATACATCCCGATTG GCTATTTTGCAAGCACAGCAACCGGACATTCAAAACGCCAGAGATCGAACTGCTGTACTTTCTCGAGCGTATGTCTGAGCCTGGCTGGCGATGGCCGGGAAGTCGGAGTGCAATGCCCCCGGAGCACGCGGCCGCCATGTTCT CTAACAACTCATCAACCGGCCGTTATCCATCAATCAATGAAAAAGAAAGCTACTATT GCGATAGACAGCTGATGCAGGCCCTGGTCTTCGATGCCCGAGTGACCGGGTGGTTCTCCAACAATACCAGCTTCAACTCCAAGGATGACAAGGG CACAAGCGCATCAAGCCCAATAGCTGTTCTAATGGGTTTGCTGCCAAG AAACGAATTCAAGCAGCGTTTTGGCGTCACCGTCGCCTTTTTGGCCACCCACAGTGGCCTCACCCGCTGGCATGAGTTCCACTCGAATGCTGCCGAGGAATCCGGAGTCGG CGAGACTTTTAGCCAAAATAACACGCGGGCCATCGATGAGATTTGGTACAAACGCGCCGTGGACCAACATTTTGTGCGGGAGGAGAGCTTCGTGTACTCCGTGCCCTTCGATGCGGGTG AGAGCAACTCAGAGATCCTGGTGACCGCCAGTCATGCCGTTTTCCACAATGAGGGCGGCAAGACGGCACCGGCGGCCGTTGTGGGCTTCCAGTTTCAGCACTCGGCGCTCTACAAACTCTTCCACAACATCACCGGCAAT GCCTGTGCCATGGATGACAAAGACTGCTATATACTGGACAACAATGGCTATGTGATCATTTCGACGAGGGTCCACGAGACGGGGCGATTCTTTGGCGAGGTGAACGGAGCGATCATGAAGCGTCTGCTGGAGGAGAATGTCTACACACAGGTCACCGTCTACGACTACCAGGCGGTGTGCTTTGAGTCCAAGAACGATAACAACGCCTCCAGCATGCTGCTATCG CCACTGTTCCATCTGCTGCGCGTGGGCAAATGGCTGCTGCATACGGCGCTGTGGTATATTGTACAACTGTTGCAGTGGGCTCCCGGAGTGTCCAGCCACTATGCGGACATGTATGGCGACTCCAACGACACGGAGCCACCGCCGCCGGAGCCGCATCCGGAGCACCACGGCCGCAACGGCAATGGGCATGGGAAGAAGGACGATGAAATCTGGCTGCGCTACTTGACGCTCCATCGCACGCGGCTCAAGGCGTGCGACATGAAGCGCGAACTGTACACGCTGTTCAACGAGAAGGACAACGTTGTCTACAATATGACAGCCCATGCATGTGAGCGGCCATTTGTCGTCCTGCCCATCCCGTTCAGCAACCTCATCCTGCTGGTCATCGACCAGCTCTGTCCCAGGGACGGATCCGTCGTCCTCACGGTCAATCCGCAGCCGATCGACTACCACCTGTCGGTCAACGACTCGCTGGCCTGCTACAAGCAGGCTCGGGAGTTCAACCGCATGCGACCCACCAGCTGCATCAGTCGGCACGCGAAC GAGAGCGGCATCAAGCTGTGCGGAAAGGCCTGCTCCGTGTACGCGAATCTGgggctgctgctcctctgcCACATACTGAGTCGCTGGCTGTAA